From one Bacteroides intestinalis DSM 17393 genomic stretch:
- a CDS encoding metallophosphoesterase family protein → MQYKEKKKLIWLVAILFGAASQLFAQDASLLVLGDLHLDKFEWHDMDYVHTRPQDFAQISKEYPFYTATYMPHLFKLIQKQTKETKPEIKAILQLGDLMEGVAGNKELAEKMGQGCTDILLNIQSDVPWILTKGNHDVSNSPGQSEAWRNTILPFISAQAQTTLANGMYTYKVNDDIQLFILEQFFSNDEGLPETSIIDFLSKELPKSKSKYKILLTHQPVIPVTERCWHLFSGLRRPVKNIELRNTFLELLAEYHVIVFCAHLHQYSKLIRNTPKGPIVQFMFNSVIRDFGIPPQPKVTTSFPSIKDMNQTWQNHTLEKRVQILKEEAKFIRSYYKEESYGYGIVSLKDGILTVGYYRGLTEEPSDYTIINQLY, encoded by the coding sequence ATGCAATACAAAGAAAAAAAGAAGCTTATTTGGTTGGTTGCTATCCTATTTGGAGCAGCCAGCCAATTATTTGCCCAAGATGCTTCACTACTAGTTCTAGGTGATCTGCATCTGGATAAGTTCGAGTGGCATGATATGGATTATGTACACACGCGTCCACAAGATTTTGCACAAATCTCAAAAGAATATCCTTTTTATACAGCTACATATATGCCTCATTTATTTAAACTGATCCAAAAGCAAACCAAAGAAACCAAGCCTGAAATAAAGGCTATACTTCAATTGGGAGACTTAATGGAAGGGGTGGCTGGCAATAAGGAACTTGCAGAGAAAATGGGACAAGGGTGCACTGATATACTTCTTAATATACAATCAGACGTTCCATGGATCCTTACCAAAGGCAATCATGATGTGAGCAATAGTCCGGGACAATCAGAAGCTTGGCGCAATACAATATTGCCATTCATCTCCGCACAGGCTCAAACGACATTGGCCAATGGAATGTACACTTATAAAGTGAATGACGACATTCAACTATTTATTCTCGAACAGTTCTTCAGTAACGATGAAGGACTTCCAGAAACGAGCATTATAGATTTTCTGAGTAAAGAGCTCCCTAAGTCGAAGTCAAAGTACAAAATACTCTTAACCCATCAGCCCGTGATACCTGTAACAGAACGTTGCTGGCACTTATTCAGCGGACTCCGCAGACCAGTAAAAAACATAGAATTAAGAAATACTTTTTTGGAGTTACTTGCCGAATATCACGTAATTGTGTTCTGTGCACATTTACATCAATATTCTAAGCTAATCAGAAATACCCCTAAAGGTCCCATAGTACAATTCATGTTCAATAGTGTCATTCGCGATTTTGGAATTCCTCCACAACCTAAAGTCACAACTAGCTTTCCGTCAATAAAGGATATGAACCAGACCTGGCAAAACCATACATTGGAAAAACGAGTGCAAATTTTAAAAGAAGAAGCAAAATTCATTCGTTCCTATTACAAGGAAGAGAGTTACGGATATGGGATAGTATCATTAAAAGATGGAATACTAACAGTTGGCTATTATCGCGGATTGACTGAGGAACCTTCTGATTATACAATCATAAATCAATTATACTAA
- a CDS encoding SusC/RagA family TonB-linked outer membrane protein, which translates to MKRHLIILTAYLCACLSLFAQQRTLKGKVTDQADNSPIPAVTVTTFDKNGTRHGVLTDMEGNYSIQIPEGATTLKFSFIGMKEVTEKIGNRTIINVIMEEDAITTDEVVVTALGIKREAKALSYSTQGVNMDGINDAKSSNIVSSLSGKIAGVQITPPGMNNGSARIVIRGNNSVTGNNQPLFVVDGMPIDNSDGENGNLDYGNGAADINPDDIENIEVLKGANASALYGSRAANGVILITTKKGGEKFKVNINSNCMFQTLTEFPEYQNAYGVGTSFYIDNKNNPPLSKTNYRSWGSPMMGQPVIGLDGKLKAYLPEPDNVKDFYQTATMWTNSISVEGGNNKNQYRISYTNNHSNSVVNNFNIDNKSTFNLRLNNQFTSWLSLDSKITYIDDRVTNRQYSKSDNKNPMNSYIHMARSTSLSELYTWKDANGNEIGTHRNFSNPYWIINENENKDTKKRVIGSFVLKIDFSKDLSLQAKAGIDTYNWNGYTFNNKGSMNDADGQMQTFQRELENYNIEGLLTYNKRLKKFSVMANAGIIMYSTNQTRYTQKINSLLQPGLINISNSAEYPTDTQELSEKKINSIFGAVSLGFNDYIYLDITGRNDWSSTLPAKNNSYFYPSVGSSFIFSEAFKMDKSIVSFGKIRGSYAIVGSDTSPYRVYDSYSFNGIFNDATLASLSTTMNNPDLKPEKTYSWEIGADIRFFKNRLGIDFTYYNTTTKNQIINAQLPTSSGYQKRYYNAGEIQNKGIELMVYGTPVKNKNFSWEVNLNWAKNNSKVISLIEGVDRFQIGNYSSYIYVYAEVGKPYGYMRGLGVKRHENGKMIMEDGGGLLMKDPDKEFGTSTPDWVGGITNTFRYKNFDFSFLIDVKKGGIIYSASTGKMLTNGMTSETLFGRDDYYIRKEIWGESDSELSGGAWFDAVYSDGTPANKFMSPQSYAYCKPNYAEFTIYDASYVKLRELTLGYTFPNQWMSKIKIQRLRLAFVGRNLWTIHKKTPQGFDPEASQTSGNGQGIENGSLPPNAVYGFDIKLTF; encoded by the coding sequence ATGAAAAGACACTTAATCATCCTGACAGCCTATCTCTGTGCTTGCCTAAGTTTGTTTGCACAGCAACGTACGCTAAAAGGGAAAGTAACCGATCAGGCTGACAATTCGCCAATTCCTGCAGTCACTGTCACCACATTTGATAAAAATGGGACAAGACATGGAGTTTTAACTGACATGGAGGGAAACTACTCAATCCAAATTCCAGAAGGGGCTACGACCTTAAAATTTTCTTTTATTGGAATGAAAGAAGTCACAGAAAAGATTGGTAACCGCACAATCATTAATGTGATTATGGAGGAAGATGCTATCACAACCGATGAAGTGGTTGTTACAGCTCTTGGGATTAAACGCGAAGCCAAAGCTTTAAGCTACTCAACACAAGGAGTTAATATGGATGGAATAAATGATGCAAAAAGTTCAAACATTGTATCATCTCTTTCTGGAAAAATTGCAGGTGTACAAATCACCCCTCCAGGCATGAACAATGGCTCTGCACGTATTGTTATCCGAGGTAACAATTCAGTCACAGGCAATAACCAACCACTATTCGTTGTGGATGGCATGCCGATCGACAATTCGGATGGCGAAAATGGTAATCTGGATTATGGAAACGGAGCAGCAGATATTAATCCTGATGACATTGAAAATATCGAGGTTTTAAAAGGTGCCAACGCATCTGCATTATATGGTTCAAGAGCAGCAAACGGAGTAATACTCATTACTACCAAAAAAGGAGGTGAAAAATTCAAAGTAAACATAAACTCCAACTGCATGTTCCAGACTTTAACAGAGTTTCCAGAATATCAGAATGCCTATGGAGTAGGAACCAGCTTCTATATTGACAATAAGAACAATCCTCCCCTATCTAAAACAAATTATAGAAGTTGGGGAAGTCCAATGATGGGACAACCTGTTATTGGTTTGGATGGAAAGTTAAAAGCATACCTTCCGGAACCAGATAACGTAAAAGACTTCTATCAAACAGCAACAATGTGGACTAATTCTATTTCTGTAGAAGGTGGAAACAATAAAAATCAGTATCGCATATCTTATACAAATAATCACTCTAATAGCGTTGTCAACAATTTCAATATTGACAACAAGTCAACATTCAATTTAAGACTTAACAATCAATTCACTAGTTGGTTAAGTTTAGATTCTAAAATTACATATATAGACGACAGAGTAACTAACAGACAATATTCTAAAAGTGACAATAAAAATCCAATGAATTCATATATCCATATGGCACGGAGCACATCTCTATCCGAACTATATACATGGAAAGATGCAAATGGGAACGAAATTGGTACACACCGGAATTTCAGTAATCCATATTGGATTATCAATGAGAATGAGAATAAAGATACAAAGAAACGTGTAATCGGATCATTTGTACTAAAAATTGATTTTAGCAAAGACCTATCTCTCCAAGCCAAAGCAGGCATCGATACGTATAATTGGAACGGATATACCTTTAACAATAAAGGAAGTATGAATGATGCAGACGGACAGATGCAAACATTCCAACGTGAACTAGAAAATTATAATATCGAAGGATTACTAACTTATAACAAAAGACTTAAGAAGTTTTCTGTGATGGCCAATGCCGGTATCATCATGTATAGTACTAATCAGACCCGATATACCCAAAAAATCAATTCCTTATTACAGCCGGGATTAATTAATATTTCAAATTCAGCGGAGTACCCAACAGATACACAGGAGCTAAGTGAAAAGAAAATTAACTCTATCTTTGGAGCTGTGTCCCTTGGATTCAATGATTACATATATCTAGATATCACTGGTCGTAATGACTGGTCCAGTACATTACCTGCTAAAAACAATTCATATTTTTATCCTTCTGTTGGAAGTAGTTTTATCTTCTCAGAAGCTTTTAAAATGGATAAGAGCATCGTTTCTTTTGGAAAAATCCGTGGTTCATATGCTATCGTAGGTAGCGACACCAGCCCTTATAGAGTATATGACAGCTATTCCTTCAATGGGATATTTAATGATGCAACTTTAGCATCATTATCTACCACCATGAATAATCCGGATCTTAAACCAGAAAAAACATACTCATGGGAAATAGGAGCTGATATACGCTTCTTCAAGAACCGATTGGGCATTGACTTCACCTATTATAATACCACAACTAAAAATCAAATTATCAATGCACAACTCCCGACTTCATCCGGTTACCAAAAACGTTATTATAATGCTGGGGAAATTCAGAATAAAGGTATTGAGTTAATGGTATATGGAACACCGGTTAAAAACAAAAATTTCTCATGGGAAGTTAATCTAAATTGGGCAAAAAACAACTCTAAAGTAATAAGTCTGATTGAAGGTGTAGATCGTTTTCAAATAGGTAATTACTCCAGCTATATTTACGTTTATGCAGAAGTAGGGAAGCCATATGGATACATGCGGGGACTTGGAGTTAAACGTCATGAAAACGGCAAAATGATTATGGAAGACGGAGGTGGATTACTAATGAAAGACCCAGACAAAGAATTTGGAACTTCTACACCGGATTGGGTTGGTGGTATTACTAATACATTCCGTTACAAGAATTTCGACTTCAGTTTTCTCATCGACGTCAAAAAAGGAGGAATTATTTACTCAGCCTCTACTGGTAAAATGCTCACTAATGGTATGACCTCAGAAACTCTTTTCGGACGTGACGACTATTATATCCGCAAAGAGATATGGGGAGAAAGCGACTCAGAGCTTTCGGGAGGTGCATGGTTTGATGCTGTCTACTCAGATGGTACTCCAGCAAACAAATTCATGAGTCCCCAAAGCTATGCATATTGTAAACCTAATTATGCCGAGTTTACGATTTATGATGCATCATACGTAAAACTCAGAGAACTAACATTAGGATATACATTCCCCAATCAATGGATGAGTAAAATTAAGATACAAAGACTCAGATTAGCATTTGTAGGACGAAACCTTTGGACTATCCACAAAAAAACACCACAAGGTTTCGATCCGGAAGCTTCACAGACATCAGGCAACGGACAAGGGATAGAAAACGGTTCTCTGCCTCCTAATGCCGTATATGGTTTTGATATTAAACTAACATTCTAA
- a CDS encoding SusD/RagB family nutrient-binding outer membrane lipoprotein, with protein MKKLYIVMTFIVSLSLWGCSFTDFGDLNENPNNPTRVEPDFLFATAIKESMNLYGGAMNRVIFFNYTQQFSGFNGSWQRFNYSDSENNTYWKAAYVLCMQPVNKIAEIFSDNPDYKNRVLIARIWKAYLISQTTAFYGPIPASQALKGTPDIAYDSEATIYKYLFDELKECADNLEKGGDQYSKTYDFIYGGDITKWRKFANSLRLRLALRIKNADETQAATVAKEVLADETNTICKEDESATSHWGTTSLTWSPLYDRVVFNEQANLATLPVLCETMVYHTKPYNDPRLTIYGQPASQGPYKGEYFGQNISYGGSPTGFPTEENPHKGMSQKDYSAIGARFLKPDAEWVFISYAETALLKAEAAYYGWGGHKTAEQYYYEGIDASFAKYGLTEHVTTYKDTPGIKWGTASDTEGRETEFQDFAHICSSAISSGDYLRQIIMQHWLAIPMQCADAWELLRRTQILEFQPMFSSYEGTTLYMPDRLLYPSDEYQANTTEVNKAAATLNGRDYLFTTLSWGLPAKKNPNLPNE; from the coding sequence ATGAAAAAGTTATATATTGTAATGACCTTCATCGTAAGTTTATCTCTATGGGGATGTTCCTTTACTGATTTTGGAGATCTCAACGAAAACCCTAATAATCCCACAAGAGTAGAACCTGACTTCCTCTTTGCAACAGCAATCAAAGAATCAATGAATCTATACGGCGGAGCGATGAACCGGGTTATATTCTTTAATTACACACAACAATTCTCAGGCTTCAATGGAAGTTGGCAGCGCTTTAATTATAGCGATAGCGAAAATAATACATATTGGAAAGCAGCTTATGTTTTGTGTATGCAACCAGTAAACAAGATCGCAGAAATCTTTTCAGATAACCCTGACTATAAAAACAGAGTATTAATTGCCAGGATCTGGAAAGCTTATCTCATCTCACAAACAACTGCTTTTTACGGTCCTATACCTGCTTCACAAGCACTGAAAGGCACTCCTGATATCGCCTATGATTCAGAAGCGACAATATACAAGTATCTGTTTGACGAATTAAAAGAGTGTGCTGATAATCTGGAAAAGGGAGGAGATCAATACAGCAAAACATACGATTTCATATATGGAGGAGACATCACTAAATGGAGAAAATTTGCGAATTCTCTTCGTCTACGTTTAGCCCTACGTATCAAAAATGCCGATGAAACTCAGGCAGCCACTGTAGCTAAAGAAGTATTAGCAGATGAAACAAATACAATCTGTAAAGAAGATGAATCTGCAACTTCTCATTGGGGAACTACCAGTTTGACTTGGAGTCCATTATACGATAGAGTAGTATTCAATGAGCAAGCCAATCTAGCTACGCTACCTGTTTTATGTGAAACAATGGTCTATCATACTAAACCTTATAACGATCCCAGACTCACTATCTACGGACAACCGGCTAGCCAAGGGCCTTATAAAGGAGAGTATTTTGGTCAGAATATTTCTTATGGAGGAAGCCCGACAGGATTTCCAACAGAAGAAAATCCACATAAAGGAATGTCACAAAAAGATTATTCGGCCATTGGAGCCCGTTTCTTAAAGCCAGACGCAGAATGGGTATTCATATCATATGCTGAGACAGCTTTATTAAAAGCCGAAGCAGCCTATTATGGCTGGGGTGGTCATAAGACCGCAGAACAATACTATTATGAGGGTATTGACGCTTCTTTTGCCAAATACGGTTTAACAGAGCATGTAACCACCTACAAAGACACTCCAGGTATTAAATGGGGAACAGCTTCTGATACAGAAGGGCGTGAAACCGAATTCCAAGATTTTGCACATATTTGCAGTAGTGCTATCTCCTCAGGCGATTATCTTCGCCAGATCATAATGCAGCATTGGTTAGCCATACCCATGCAATGCGCAGATGCTTGGGAGTTATTAAGACGGACTCAGATACTAGAATTCCAACCGATGTTTTCTTCTTACGAAGGAACTACTTTATACATGCCTGACCGTCTATTATACCCAAGTGACGAATATCAAGCCAATACCACGGAAGTAAATAAAGCCGCTGCAACATTAAATGGACGCGACTATTTATTTACGACATTATCATGGGGGCTTCCAGCCAAGAAAAATCCGAATTTGCCAAATGAATAA
- a CDS encoding metallophosphoesterase: protein MKKLLTICFILIHTWSLASNNDQAPWYIVQISDPQLGFIEKNKSIEQETILLKKAIQKINSLQPEILVITGDFVNSSHNIEQIKKFKELCHLISHEILLYKVPGNHDIGNSCNKENVDFYNAQYGEDHFSILHKGVQLIGINSCLIKDDAPQQKHQLQWLHKELKQKCKIEQRIIFGHHPFFLSNISEKESYSNMPIKIRTIYNALFLKYHVSHYFAGHLHNNATAENNGIKYITTSALGKQLGNARSGIRIIQIKNKKISHLYVPIEDIPASQTELDQLFNNLFNHTY from the coding sequence ATGAAAAAACTTCTAACTATCTGCTTTATTCTGATTCATACATGGAGCCTCGCCAGTAACAATGACCAAGCCCCATGGTATATTGTACAAATCAGTGATCCACAACTGGGATTCATAGAAAAAAATAAATCCATTGAACAAGAAACGATACTCTTAAAAAAAGCTATACAGAAAATCAATTCCTTACAACCAGAAATACTTGTCATAACCGGAGACTTCGTTAACTCTTCGCATAATATAGAACAAATAAAAAAATTCAAAGAGTTATGCCATCTTATTTCTCATGAGATACTCCTATACAAAGTACCAGGCAATCATGACATAGGAAATAGTTGCAATAAAGAAAATGTCGATTTTTACAATGCTCAGTACGGTGAAGATCACTTTTCAATTCTTCACAAAGGGGTACAATTAATAGGTATCAATAGTTGTCTTATTAAAGACGATGCTCCTCAGCAGAAACATCAGCTCCAATGGCTCCACAAAGAACTAAAACAAAAATGTAAAATAGAACAACGTATTATTTTCGGTCATCATCCGTTTTTCCTCTCCAACATATCCGAGAAGGAAAGCTATTCGAATATGCCTATAAAAATACGTACAATCTATAATGCTCTTTTCCTAAAGTACCATGTATCGCATTACTTTGCGGGGCATTTACATAATAATGCAACAGCCGAAAACAATGGGATTAAGTACATAACTACTTCTGCATTAGGAAAACAATTAGGTAACGCCCGTTCAGGTATTCGCATCATACAAATTAAAAATAAGAAAATAAGTCACCTTTATGTTCCCATAGAAGATATTCCGGCATCTCAGACAGAATTAGACCAACTATTTAACAATTTATTTAATCATACATATTAA
- a CDS encoding metallophosphoesterase family protein codes for MTKRFSTFLLCLGLGICINTHAQSQSFLILGDIHYDLLENHDMEWLQKKPDDLRQVTTEYTQFTKKNWPAFSKQLRNRVKTYKPEIKAILQLGDISEGLAGSEQKAEQMAQSVVKAVDAVAMSIPWIITKGNHDITGPGAQEAFIKYYIPMFQKQLDRTDIASANYAHQIGENLFVCFDPWEKKIDVLELLEKNLKSSNAKYKFVMLHEPVIPINERCWHVFRKDPEKRKRLLEIIARNKAIVLAAHMHLFSIVKRETQYGPIIQLMCNSVVKDLKRTTTNKVLTRFGSNLAKECPNWQPTSMEERIKWLDEETPYISYFKQQDLPGYGILTTDCSKGEIYFEYYAAMGDKPYERICISDLLK; via the coding sequence ATGACAAAAAGATTTTCAACCTTTTTACTGTGCCTTGGTCTTGGAATATGTATAAATACCCATGCACAAAGCCAAAGTTTTCTAATATTAGGTGATATTCACTATGATTTATTAGAGAACCACGATATGGAATGGCTTCAAAAAAAGCCCGATGACCTTAGACAGGTAACGACAGAATATACCCAATTCACCAAAAAAAATTGGCCAGCATTTAGTAAACAACTCAGAAATAGAGTCAAAACCTATAAACCCGAAATAAAAGCTATTTTACAATTAGGAGACATCTCAGAAGGACTTGCAGGAAGCGAGCAGAAAGCAGAACAAATGGCACAATCTGTAGTGAAAGCAGTAGATGCTGTAGCCATGTCTATACCTTGGATAATCACCAAAGGGAATCATGACATTACAGGTCCCGGAGCACAGGAAGCCTTCATAAAATATTATATACCAATGTTTCAAAAACAACTGGATCGCACTGATATCGCTTCCGCCAACTACGCCCATCAAATTGGTGAAAATCTATTTGTTTGTTTTGATCCTTGGGAGAAAAAAATTGATGTATTAGAGCTTTTGGAGAAAAATCTAAAATCATCTAATGCTAAATATAAGTTTGTCATGTTACACGAACCTGTAATTCCCATCAATGAGCGTTGCTGGCATGTCTTCCGTAAAGACCCGGAGAAAAGGAAGCGCCTGCTTGAGATTATAGCCAGAAACAAAGCAATCGTATTAGCTGCACACATGCACCTGTTTTCAATAGTAAAAAGAGAGACACAATATGGCCCCATTATTCAATTAATGTGCAATAGCGTAGTAAAGGACTTGAAGCGTACTACTACTAATAAAGTTCTCACTCGATTTGGCTCCAATTTAGCCAAAGAATGTCCAAATTGGCAACCGACTTCTATGGAAGAGCGTATCAAATGGCTAGATGAAGAAACACCATATATATCTTATTTCAAACAGCAAGATCTCCCCGGATATGGTATATTAACGACTGACTGTAGTAAAGGAGAAATATACTTTGAATATTACGCAGCGATGGGTGACAAACCTTATGAAAGAATTTGTATCTCAGATCTTCTGAAATAA
- a CDS encoding glycoside hydrolase family 99-like domain-containing protein has protein sequence MKSIYIYLGAIICLLCACSTDEHLPDVSKFYYPIPATPLKEAVNLGAYYYTYKTNDWNKGYPEEPELGEYDIFSNPQLMSRQFEWAVQGGLNYFILKWDNADNDQKLLTQYAQYYTPEAPKMVICYNIAHLKGTNASPIAEKKLAQMVTELKELYNDHMSKAHYFKIDNRPVIMITSLIPSSSQPNAIDFNTVMSTIRQEFANMNVNPYFIGEVPTGWKAPQTYKKSIITMDAITLTSWAPNDYDRSYAFCSFNDISWKNWCDSTSAWKMDYIPCIFPAYNDLVSNPKSKNLIVERTEKFFIDYCNVAKRNLGSKRFVIVNSWNDFGKGNALEPAKEYGTVSLDILKKQFTVN, from the coding sequence ATGAAATCAATATATATCTATTTAGGAGCTATAATTTGCCTGTTATGCGCATGCTCAACCGATGAACATCTGCCGGACGTGAGTAAATTCTACTATCCCATACCAGCCACCCCCTTAAAAGAAGCTGTGAACTTAGGTGCATATTACTACACCTATAAAACTAATGACTGGAACAAAGGATATCCGGAAGAACCTGAACTTGGAGAATACGATATATTTTCCAATCCACAACTGATGAGCCGACAGTTCGAATGGGCAGTTCAAGGTGGATTAAATTATTTCATACTTAAATGGGACAATGCTGACAATGATCAGAAATTATTAACCCAGTATGCCCAATATTATACGCCAGAAGCACCTAAAATGGTCATATGTTACAATATAGCTCACCTGAAGGGAACAAATGCGTCCCCTATTGCAGAAAAGAAATTAGCACAGATGGTTACAGAACTAAAAGAACTATATAATGACCATATGTCAAAAGCCCATTATTTCAAAATCGACAACCGTCCGGTCATTATGATAACCTCTTTAATTCCCAGTTCCTCACAGCCGAATGCCATTGATTTCAATACAGTAATGAGCACAATACGGCAAGAATTTGCAAACATGAATGTCAACCCTTATTTTATCGGAGAAGTCCCAACAGGTTGGAAGGCTCCTCAGACTTATAAAAAAAGTATCATTACAATGGATGCCATCACATTGACTAGTTGGGCACCCAACGACTATGATCGCAGCTATGCTTTCTGCTCTTTCAATGACATTAGTTGGAAAAACTGGTGCGATTCCACTTCTGCTTGGAAAATGGATTATATACCATGTATATTTCCTGCATATAATGATTTGGTATCCAATCCAAAATCTAAAAACCTTATTGTAGAAAGAACAGAAAAGTTTTTCATAGACTATTGTAATGTAGCCAAAAGGAATCTTGGCAGTAAACGCTTTGTCATCGTAAATTCATGGAATGATTTTGGCAAAGGAAACGCACTGGAACCGGCCAAAGAATATGGCACAGTAAGCCTAGACATATTAAAAAAGCAATTTACCGTTAACTAA
- a CDS encoding ABC transporter ATP-binding protein → MIQLQGITKSFGSLQVLRGIDLNIDKGEIVSIVGPSGAGKTTLLQIMGTLDAPDNGTVTIGGTLVSRMKEKELSAFRNKHIGFVFQFHQLLPEFTALENVMIPAFIAGVSQKEATASALELLEFMGLADRAGHKPNELSGGEKQRVAVARALINHPAVVLADEPSGSLDTHNKEELHQLFFDLRSRFGQTFVIVTHDEGLAQITDRTVHMVDGEISKGIISV, encoded by the coding sequence ATGATACAATTACAAGGAATAACCAAGAGTTTCGGTAGCCTGCAAGTTTTGCGGGGGATCGATTTGAATATAGATAAGGGCGAGATTGTTAGTATTGTTGGACCGAGTGGAGCGGGAAAGACTACTTTACTTCAAATTATGGGAACATTGGATGCTCCTGACAACGGGACGGTAACTATCGGCGGTACTTTGGTCAGCCGGATGAAAGAAAAGGAGTTATCCGCTTTTCGTAATAAGCATATCGGATTTGTATTCCAGTTTCATCAGTTATTGCCCGAATTTACAGCATTAGAGAATGTGATGATACCTGCTTTTATTGCCGGTGTCAGTCAAAAAGAAGCTACTGCATCTGCTTTGGAATTGCTCGAATTCATGGGTTTGGCAGATCGTGCCGGGCATAAACCCAATGAACTTTCCGGCGGAGAAAAACAACGTGTGGCTGTAGCCCGCGCCCTTATTAATCATCCTGCTGTGGTATTGGCCGACGAACCTTCGGGCAGCCTTGATACTCATAACAAGGAAGAATTGCATCAGCTATTTTTTGACCTTCGTAGCCGTTTCGGACAGACATTCGTCATTGTCACCCACGATGAAGGACTGGCGCAGATTACAGACCGCACAGTGCATATGGTGGATGGAGAGATCAGTAAAGGAATTATTTCTGTTTGA
- a CDS encoding alkaline phosphatase yields MKKLNLLFVTLFTLIQCNLAIHAQETNNLKYKNQDYHQAYIPKGDDILKNNPVKNVILMIGDGMGLAHLASGMYANHNELSITNISTIGLIKTQSGDKFTTDSAASGTAYATGQKTHNGAIGVDMNDALIKNIPEIVTQSKFVAGVVTTDNISGATPSAFFAHQKDRGMSKEILTDLPKSKLSFIAGGSDEHFMKVYPQYKQILAAQDFIILNDYKEVSNNLRNAKIALIAFQKDVDSKQNGRGEFLPKTTKNAIEFLNNKKATGFFLMVEGAQIDKRAHENNFAGVIQEVLDFDKAVAEAIAFADKDKNTLVIVTADHETGGLSIKKGDIAQSSLEGNFSSKGHTPIMVPIFAYGPSSDNFKGVMENNEVMKKIISVLIKQK; encoded by the coding sequence ATGAAAAAGCTAAATTTATTATTTGTAACACTGTTTACACTTATCCAATGTAACTTGGCAATTCATGCTCAAGAAACAAATAACCTCAAGTATAAAAATCAAGACTATCATCAAGCATATATTCCCAAAGGAGATGATATTCTTAAGAATAATCCGGTAAAAAACGTAATTTTAATGATTGGAGATGGAATGGGACTGGCTCATCTTGCTTCAGGCATGTATGCCAACCATAATGAACTATCCATTACCAATATTTCAACAATCGGTCTAATAAAGACACAGTCCGGTGATAAATTCACAACGGATTCTGCAGCATCAGGAACCGCCTATGCAACTGGACAAAAAACACATAATGGAGCTATTGGTGTGGATATGAATGATGCCTTAATAAAAAATATCCCGGAAATAGTTACCCAATCGAAATTTGTTGCCGGAGTGGTAACTACTGACAATATCTCCGGTGCTACCCCATCCGCCTTCTTCGCTCACCAAAAAGACAGAGGCATGTCCAAAGAAATTCTGACAGACTTACCTAAAAGTAAATTGTCTTTTATTGCCGGTGGTTCAGATGAACATTTCATGAAAGTTTACCCTCAGTATAAACAGATACTAGCGGCTCAGGACTTTATCATCCTTAACGATTATAAGGAGGTAAGCAACAACCTAAGAAATGCAAAAATAGCATTAATAGCATTTCAAAAAGATGTGGACAGCAAACAAAATGGAAGAGGTGAATTCTTACCTAAAACAACCAAAAATGCAATAGAATTCCTGAACAATAAGAAAGCAACAGGTTTTTTTCTTATGGTAGAAGGAGCACAAATAGATAAAAGGGCACATGAGAATAATTTTGCAGGTGTAATACAGGAAGTATTAGATTTCGATAAAGCGGTAGCAGAAGCCATTGCTTTTGCAGACAAAGATAAAAACACTTTGGTCATTGTTACCGCTGACCATGAAACGGGAGGACTTAGTATCAAAAAAGGAGATATCGCCCAATCATCCTTAGAAGGAAATTTCAGCAGTAAAGGACATACACCAATTATGGTTCCTATTTTTGCATATGGTCCTTCTTCTGATAATTTCAAAGGTGTGATGGAAAACAACGAAGTTATGAAGAAAATTATTTCCGTACTTATCAAACAGAAATAA